The following proteins are encoded in a genomic region of Actinomycetota bacterium:
- the atpE gene encoding ATP synthase F0 subunit C — protein MNTVLLALVAITPIAIGAFVAALSMRAISVSAIEGMTRQPEIAPQLFTAMLIGMALIEALCIYTLVVTLVVAGKVG, from the coding sequence ATGAACACCGTCCTGCTGGCACTCGTGGCGATCACACCGATCGCGATCGGCGCGTTCGTCGCCGCACTGTCGATGCGGGCCATCTCGGTGTCCGCGATCGAGGGGATGACACGGCAGCCGGAGATCGCCCCCCAGCTGTTCACCGCGATGCTGATCGGCATGGCGCTCATCGAGGCGCTGTGCATCTACACGCTCGTGGTGACGCTGGTGGTGGCGGGCAAGGTCGGCTGA